A single window of Nicotiana tomentosiformis chromosome 1, ASM39032v3, whole genome shotgun sequence DNA harbors:
- the LOC104100618 gene encoding uncharacterized protein isoform X2 produces the protein MTIEEVAREYVYRSIAKKWAASRQKLWYEFKDPLKTKDEIMDNVPVGITRDQWTSFVNYRYKEKTQMTETGREPGRAQLYLATHTKKDGSYVNDEAKEICVLGKEHPGRVRCLGLGATPSIHENEGRVNTRIIYWDLCFSSYNAK, from the exons ATGACCATTGAGGAAGTTGCACGAGAATATGTTTATCGCTCTATTGCAAAGAAGTGGGCTGCAAGTAGGCAGAAGTTATGGTatgagtttaaagacccacttaAAACCAAAGATGAGATTATGGATAATGTTCCGGTAGGTATTACTCGGGATCAATGGACTTCCTTTGTGAACTACCGTTATAAAGAAAAAACTCAg ATGACTGAGACAGGGAGAGAGCCTGGACGAGCACAACTTTATCTTGCTACACATACGAAAAAGGATGGATCATATGTAAATGACGAGGCAAAAGAAATATGT GTGCTAGGCAAAGAGCATCCTGGAAGGGTGAGATGTTTGGGATTAGGAGCTACTCCAAGCATACATGAAAATGAAGGAAGGGTCAATACCAGAATAATTTATTGGGATCTTTGCTTCTCCTCCTACAACG CCAAGTGA
- the LOC104100618 gene encoding uncharacterized protein isoform X4 — MTIEEVAREYVYRSIAKKWAASRQKLWYEFKDPLKTKDEIMDNVPVGITRDQWTSFVNYRYKEKTQMTETGREPGRAQLYLATHTKKDGSYVNDEAKEICPSDAASGPVSPTDARRSSGASNPSDNH; from the exons ATGACCATTGAGGAAGTTGCACGAGAATATGTTTATCGCTCTATTGCAAAGAAGTGGGCTGCAAGTAGGCAGAAGTTATGGTatgagtttaaagacccacttaAAACCAAAGATGAGATTATGGATAATGTTCCGGTAGGTATTACTCGGGATCAATGGACTTCCTTTGTGAACTACCGTTATAAAGAAAAAACTCAg ATGACTGAGACAGGGAGAGAGCCTGGACGAGCACAACTTTATCTTGCTACACATACGAAAAAGGATGGATCATATGTAAATGACGAGGCAAAAGAAATATGT CCAAGTGATGCTGCTAGTGGACCCGTTTCACCGACTGATGCAAGAAGATCTTCTGGCGCTAGTAATCCTAGTGACAACCATTGA
- the LOC104100618 gene encoding uncharacterized protein isoform X1 encodes MTIEEVAREYVYRSIAKKWAASRQKLWYEFKDPLKTKDEIMDNVPVGITRDQWTSFVNYRYKEKTQMTETGREPGRAQLYLATHTKKDGSYVNDEAKEICKKNELAVSESTVDEPEISPNNIVGKVLGKEHPGRVRCLGLGATPSIHENEGRVNTRIIYWDLCFSSYNAK; translated from the exons ATGACCATTGAGGAAGTTGCACGAGAATATGTTTATCGCTCTATTGCAAAGAAGTGGGCTGCAAGTAGGCAGAAGTTATGGTatgagtttaaagacccacttaAAACCAAAGATGAGATTATGGATAATGTTCCGGTAGGTATTACTCGGGATCAATGGACTTCCTTTGTGAACTACCGTTATAAAGAAAAAACTCAg ATGACTGAGACAGGGAGAGAGCCTGGACGAGCACAACTTTATCTTGCTACACATACGAAAAAGGATGGATCATATGTAAATGACGAGGCAAAAGAAATATGT AAAAAAAATGAGCTAGCAGTGAGTGAAAGTACAGTGGATGAGCCAGAAATTTCTCCAAATAATATTGTTGGTAAGGTGCTAGGCAAAGAGCATCCTGGAAGGGTGAGATGTTTGGGATTAGGAGCTACTCCAAGCATACATGAAAATGAAGGAAGGGTCAATACCAGAATAATTTATTGGGATCTTTGCTTCTCCTCCTACAACG CCAAGTGA
- the LOC104100618 gene encoding uncharacterized protein isoform X3, with protein MTIEEVAREYVYRSIAKKWAASRQKLWYEFKDPLKTKDEIMDNVPVGITRDQWTSFVNYRYKEKTQKKNELAVSESTVDEPEISPNNIVGKVLGKEHPGRVRCLGLGATPSIHENEGRVNTRIIYWDLCFSSYNAK; from the exons ATGACCATTGAGGAAGTTGCACGAGAATATGTTTATCGCTCTATTGCAAAGAAGTGGGCTGCAAGTAGGCAGAAGTTATGGTatgagtttaaagacccacttaAAACCAAAGATGAGATTATGGATAATGTTCCGGTAGGTATTACTCGGGATCAATGGACTTCCTTTGTGAACTACCGTTATAAAGAAAAAACTCAg AAAAAAAATGAGCTAGCAGTGAGTGAAAGTACAGTGGATGAGCCAGAAATTTCTCCAAATAATATTGTTGGTAAGGTGCTAGGCAAAGAGCATCCTGGAAGGGTGAGATGTTTGGGATTAGGAGCTACTCCAAGCATACATGAAAATGAAGGAAGGGTCAATACCAGAATAATTTATTGGGATCTTTGCTTCTCCTCCTACAACG CCAAGTGA